CCGAGGCCTCGTCCGTGCTGCTGCTGGACGCCGTCTCCCGCTCCCGCGCCCGGTCGGTGGAGTTCGGCACCGAAAACGCGACGCGCTGACCGACCGGCAGGGGCCGGCACACTCCGGAGGGGTCCGCGTGATCACCACAACACCCCGCGGCCGCGCCCGCGCTGACAGACTGGAGGCAGCAGAGTCCGTCACGGAGAGAGGTCACACCCCGCATGCCCAGCAGCGCTGCCGTCGACAACCCGTGGTTCCGCCGGTTCAACCCGTCCGACTCCGCGCCCGCCCGGGTCGTGATCTTCCCGCACGCCGGCGGCTCGGCCAGCTACTACCTGGAGTACGCCAACGCGTTGGCCCCGTATGCCGATGTGCTCACCGTCCAGTACCCGGGCCGGCAGAACCGGTTCCTGGAGCAGCCGATCAGCTCGGTGGCGGGCCTCGCCGACGAGCTCTACCGGGAGCTGCAGGACTGGACGGACCGTCCGCTGACCTTCTTCGGCCACAGCATGGGTTCGGCCGTCGCCTTCGAGACGGTCCGGCGCTTCGAACGCGACGACGTGAAGGGGCCCGAGCGGCTCTTCGTCTCGGCCGGCCGCGCGCCATCGCTGACCCGGGACAGCTCGGTGCACAAGCTGCCGGACGACGAGCTGCTGGCGGAGGTCGTCAGCCTGGGCGGCACGGACGAGCGGATCC
The genomic region above belongs to Streptomyces sp. 1331.2 and contains:
- a CDS encoding thioesterase II family protein is translated as MPSSAAVDNPWFRRFNPSDSAPARVVIFPHAGGSASYYLEYANALAPYADVLTVQYPGRQNRFLEQPISSVAGLADELYRELQDWTDRPLTFFGHSMGSAVAFETVRRFERDDVKGPERLFVSAGRAPSLTRDSSVHKLPDDELLAEVVSLGGTDERILTVDGLRELVLPALRADYTAIETYGCTPDATVSVPITGLVGDADPNATVEQVAQWERHTTGDFDLQVFPGGHFYLADRTEEVVRALTAHLPG